From the genome of Neodiprion pinetum isolate iyNeoPine1 chromosome 3, iyNeoPine1.2, whole genome shotgun sequence, one region includes:
- the Arl4 gene encoding ADP-ribosylation factor-like protein 4C, whose product MGAGMGRSGTSGGGLLEALPTGTPLHVAMLGLDSAGKTTALYRLKFDQYLNTVPTIGFNCERIRGGSGKAKGVNFLVWDVGGQEKLRPLWKSYTRCTDGIIFVVDSCDAERLEEAKMELTRTARSPDNVGVPILILANKQDLPGAKEVGELEKQLGVLELTGMPGSSCIRVQPACAITGEGLHEGLDTLYQLILKRRKLAKLNRKRAR is encoded by the exons ATGGGAGCTGGAATGGGAAGGAGTGGTACAAGCGGGGGAGGACTTCTAGAGGCTCTGCCGACTGGGACGCCTCTTCACGTCGCAATGCTCGGCCTCGACAGTGCGGGTAAGACGACTGCCCTTTACCGGCTCAAGTTTGATCAGTACCTCAACACTGTGCCCACCATCGGTTTCAACTGTGAACGAATAAGGGGCGGAAGTGGCAAGGCCAAAG GAGTCAACTTTCTGGTATGGGACGTTGGTGGGCAGGAGAAGCTGCGACCGTTGTGGAAGTCGTACACCCGATGCACGGACGGCATCATATTCGTCGTGGATTCCTGCGACGCCGAGAGGCTTGAAGAGGCAAAAATGGAGCTAACGCGGACAGCCAGAAGCCCGGACAACGTTGGGGTCCCGATCCTGATTCTCGCAAACAAGCAAGACCTGCCTG GAGCAAAGGAGGTTGGCGAGTTGGAGAAGCAGCTCGGAGTGCTGGAGCTGACGGGAATGCCGGGAAGTTCGTGCATCCGAGTGCAGCCGGCGTGCGCGATAACCGGTGAAGGTCTGCACGAGGGTCTGGACACGCTTTACCAGCTGATACTGAAGCGGAGGAAGCTGGCGAAGCTGAATCGGAAGAGAGCGAGGTAG